From a single Alloactinosynnema sp. L-07 genomic region:
- a CDS encoding AAA family ATPase yields MSNSEHSADLVATLADRADQDPTISDDAKLFVFAALDGDDELAAALEGDYVVQARQPVTEASREPVGAYLTGIEVTGFRGIGPTSKLDIQPGPGLTIVAGRNGSGKSTFADALEVALTGDTYRWRNKKTVIWREHWRNLHQSARCSVAVDLAEEGVGTTRIGVDWADATDVHEHTTWVQRHSKPRESGISALGWDRAVDLHRPILSYDELGGMLHDGPAALFDKLDAILGIDQATDAHARLAAAAKQLAETDKAAKAEARSLKAVLAESADERATVALGQLKKRVPDIDAVRAVATGTDSQPMADIARLRELTRLRAPDERRVAEAVADLRAATAELVTASVAATEHLVRRTALLRQALDFHKDHGDSLCPVCGVGTLDDTWRTRVAGELADEDEGTSRHRRAVHHRDAARDASWSLVRSFVDPVAPQRFSLSAAPPALAAAARWRRLPDDDSAIADHLENLRPELDSALAGLRAEAETALSQYEDTWAPIAVRLAGWCSLATRARAEQARLSEVTAAADFLKASIVELRDTRMRALGDKARAIWAALRQESNVDLGAVELKGQATRRRVELRADVDGADAQALGVMSQGELHALTLALFLPRATVEGSPFRFIVLDDPVQAMDPSKVDGFAGVLHELAKTRQVVVFTHDDRLPQAVRDLGIDARIVDVLRGVCSEVDVQDGKDLAWRYLDDAFAVAKDDRVPNEIRNKTAGMLCRMAVEAAGRDVYMGRRFRSGDARTEIESGWDAVPKTRGRMELALNGPNVERWLDDRGHKWAFHALGKSAHECLTGDPVELVRRVRGLVRDLKAVR; encoded by the coding sequence ATGTCGAATTCCGAGCACAGCGCGGACCTGGTGGCGACCCTCGCCGATCGGGCCGACCAGGACCCCACGATCTCCGACGACGCGAAACTGTTCGTGTTCGCGGCCCTCGACGGCGACGACGAACTCGCGGCCGCACTCGAAGGCGACTACGTGGTTCAGGCCAGGCAGCCAGTGACCGAGGCGAGCCGGGAGCCCGTGGGCGCCTACCTGACCGGCATCGAAGTCACCGGCTTTCGCGGCATCGGACCGACCTCGAAGCTCGACATCCAGCCTGGACCTGGGTTGACGATCGTCGCCGGCCGCAACGGGTCCGGCAAATCCACCTTCGCCGATGCGCTCGAAGTCGCGCTAACCGGCGACACCTATCGTTGGCGCAACAAGAAGACCGTCATATGGCGGGAGCACTGGCGCAACCTCCACCAATCCGCGCGGTGCTCAGTCGCGGTCGACCTGGCCGAGGAAGGCGTCGGCACCACGCGGATCGGAGTGGACTGGGCCGACGCGACCGACGTGCATGAGCACACCACGTGGGTGCAGCGGCATTCCAAGCCACGGGAGTCAGGGATCTCGGCGCTGGGGTGGGATCGTGCCGTCGACCTGCACCGACCGATCCTGTCCTACGACGAGCTCGGCGGGATGCTGCACGACGGTCCCGCCGCGCTGTTCGACAAGCTCGACGCCATCCTCGGCATCGACCAGGCCACGGACGCGCACGCGCGGCTCGCCGCCGCCGCCAAACAGCTCGCCGAGACCGACAAGGCGGCCAAGGCAGAGGCCCGCTCGCTCAAGGCGGTGCTCGCCGAGTCGGCTGATGAACGCGCGACGGTGGCGCTCGGGCAACTCAAGAAGCGCGTCCCGGACATCGACGCAGTGCGTGCCGTGGCGACCGGCACCGACAGCCAGCCCATGGCGGACATCGCGAGGCTGCGCGAACTCACGCGGCTGCGTGCGCCCGACGAGCGGCGGGTCGCAGAGGCGGTTGCCGACCTGCGTGCGGCCACCGCCGAACTCGTCACCGCGAGCGTTGCGGCAACCGAACATCTTGTGCGCCGGACCGCTCTGCTTCGACAGGCATTGGACTTCCACAAGGACCACGGCGACAGCCTGTGCCCGGTCTGCGGGGTCGGCACACTCGATGACACCTGGCGAACCCGCGTCGCAGGCGAACTCGCCGACGAAGACGAGGGAACCTCCCGACATCGCCGTGCGGTGCACCATCGGGACGCGGCGCGTGACGCTTCGTGGAGTCTCGTGAGATCGTTCGTGGATCCTGTTGCCCCACAACGGTTTTCCCTGTCAGCGGCACCACCCGCACTGGCGGCGGCAGCGCGGTGGCGGCGACTTCCCGATGACGATTCCGCGATCGCCGACCACCTGGAGAACCTTCGACCCGAGCTTGACTCCGCATTGGCCGGTCTCCGCGCCGAGGCCGAGACCGCGCTGTCCCAGTATGAGGACACGTGGGCTCCGATCGCCGTGCGGCTCGCGGGTTGGTGCTCGCTCGCGACTCGGGCCCGCGCGGAGCAGGCTCGGCTGAGCGAGGTCACCGCGGCGGCGGACTTCCTCAAGGCGAGCATCGTCGAACTTCGCGACACCCGGATGCGAGCGCTTGGGGACAAGGCGCGCGCCATCTGGGCCGCCCTGCGCCAGGAAAGCAACGTCGACCTCGGCGCTGTCGAACTCAAAGGCCAGGCCACCAGGCGCCGGGTCGAATTGCGAGCCGACGTCGACGGCGCCGACGCGCAGGCACTCGGGGTGATGAGCCAGGGCGAACTGCACGCACTGACACTGGCGCTGTTCCTCCCGCGCGCGACAGTTGAGGGCAGCCCGTTCCGGTTCATTGTGCTGGACGACCCGGTGCAGGCCATGGATCCGTCTAAAGTGGACGGCTTTGCCGGGGTTCTTCACGAGCTCGCCAAGACACGCCAGGTTGTCGTCTTCACCCACGACGACCGCCTGCCGCAGGCCGTGCGCGACCTGGGAATCGACGCGCGGATTGTCGATGTTTTACGTGGGGTCTGCTCGGAGGTCGACGTTCAGGACGGCAAAGACTTGGCGTGGCGCTACTTGGACGACGCTTTCGCGGTCGCCAAGGACGACCGAGTACCTAACGAGATCAGGAACAAGACCGCCGGGATGCTCTGCCGCATGGCGGTGGAGGCCGCTGGTCGCGATGTGTACATGGGCCGCCGCTTTCGGTCGGGCGACGCTCGCACCGAGATCGAATCCGGGTGGGACGCGGTGCCCAAAACTCGCGGCCGGATGGAGCTGGCGCTCAATGGACCCAACGTCGAGCGCTGGCTCGATGACAGGGGACACAAGTGGGCGTTTCACGCCTTGGGGAAGTCCGCACACGAGTGCTTGACCGGCGACCCTGTCGAACTCGTTCGCCGCGTGCGGGGACTGGTCCGAGACTTGAAGGCGGTCCGATGA
- a CDS encoding M1 family metallopeptidase, translating to MSWGTPVRTVAALIAAIGFTACSSPADSPIPTSPTSSGGAVPAGHGADGMGDPYYPTDGNGGYDASGYEVSISYDPKTKNLDGDTVVKATATEALTTFNLDLAGLKVAAVEVDGQAAEFSSKGDHELVITPKTPIVKGAAFATRVRYGGEPTSDGDDTLGPEGWKISKSGGAFAAGQPHSAAHWFPVNDHPRDKATFKLAARVPDGWSVVSNGREEPSVTADGWTTFHWVESNPMASYLATVGIDKWTFERSTLPGGVPVVNAYAPGVEDKRAMQARMPEVIEFLSAKLGPYPFSSAGGIYLYENNSFALETQGRPIYARRTELGLVVHEYAHQWFGNSVSIKNWADICLNECFASYAEWLWDEAKDGADLDERYRTEIADIDDAERFWGRTLYDMGAGNEFGAVYDKGQLAVHAFRRQIGDPAFDRLLKEWVMKHKDGNASWPEFEEMAISVSGQDLRAFFDAWFRSDRIPADDFLYPGSLRG from the coding sequence ATGTCCTGGGGTACCCCCGTGCGCACCGTCGCGGCACTCATCGCCGCGATCGGCTTCACTGCCTGCTCTAGTCCGGCTGACAGCCCGATCCCGACCTCCCCGACCTCCAGCGGAGGTGCCGTCCCGGCGGGACACGGCGCGGACGGCATGGGTGACCCGTACTACCCGACCGACGGCAACGGCGGCTACGACGCCTCCGGGTACGAGGTGTCGATCAGCTACGACCCGAAGACGAAGAACCTCGACGGCGACACCGTCGTGAAAGCCACCGCCACCGAAGCATTGACCACGTTCAACCTCGATCTGGCCGGTCTGAAGGTGGCGGCCGTCGAGGTCGACGGGCAGGCCGCCGAGTTCAGCTCCAAAGGCGACCATGAGCTGGTGATCACCCCGAAGACGCCGATCGTCAAGGGAGCCGCGTTCGCCACCCGGGTCCGCTACGGCGGTGAGCCGACCTCCGACGGGGACGACACGCTCGGCCCGGAAGGCTGGAAGATCTCGAAGTCCGGCGGCGCGTTCGCCGCGGGTCAGCCGCACTCCGCCGCGCATTGGTTCCCGGTCAACGATCACCCCCGCGACAAGGCGACCTTCAAGCTGGCCGCGCGCGTTCCGGACGGGTGGAGCGTGGTGTCCAACGGCCGCGAGGAACCATCAGTGACCGCCGACGGCTGGACGACCTTTCACTGGGTGGAGTCGAACCCGATGGCCAGCTACCTGGCGACGGTCGGTATCGACAAGTGGACGTTCGAGCGGTCCACGCTGCCCGGTGGCGTCCCGGTGGTGAACGCCTACGCGCCCGGCGTCGAGGACAAGCGGGCCATGCAGGCGCGGATGCCCGAGGTGATCGAGTTCCTGTCCGCGAAACTCGGGCCATACCCGTTCAGCTCGGCCGGTGGGATCTACCTCTACGAGAACAACAGCTTCGCGCTGGAGACCCAGGGCAGGCCGATCTACGCGAGGCGGACTGAGTTGGGCCTCGTGGTGCACGAATACGCGCACCAGTGGTTCGGCAACTCGGTGTCGATCAAGAACTGGGCGGACATCTGCCTGAACGAGTGCTTCGCGTCCTACGCGGAGTGGCTTTGGGACGAGGCGAAGGACGGGGCCGACCTCGACGAGCGTTACCGCACCGAGATCGCGGACATCGACGACGCGGAGCGGTTCTGGGGCCGCACGCTGTACGACATGGGCGCGGGCAACGAGTTCGGCGCGGTCTACGACAAGGGTCAGCTCGCCGTGCACGCGTTTCGGCGCCAGATCGGCGACCCGGCGTTCGATCGGCTGCTCAAGGAGTGGGTGATGAAGCACAAGGACGGGAACGCGTCCTGGCCGGAGTTCGAGGAGATGGCGATCTCGGTGTCCGGCCAGGACCTGCGGGCGTTCTTCGACGCGTGGTTCCGCTCCGATCGGATCCCGGCCGACGACTTCCTCTACCCGGGCTCGCTCCGCGGTTGA
- a CDS encoding TROVE domain-containing protein, giving the protein MSKFNLTTVRAAVRSAVTTGKVPTGTTHEGGAGYARDAKSQLFLLAVTNMVGEHTFYESAAKRDLRYAELVAETAVEDPDWTARFLVWLRSEANMRTAALVGAAEYVRARLGAAGEATHSNRAVIGSVLQRADEPGEMLAYWTGVHGRNVPKPVKRGIADAVTRLYDERALLKWDSDARGFRMGDVIDLVHPTPSAPWQGELFRHALDRRHKRDNPIPAELTVLTARARLTAMPVGERRAALDPNAMRAAGMTWEALAGWLQGPLDAGAWEAVIPSMGYMALLRNLRNFDEAGVSDEVAAQVAARLSDPAQVARSRQLPMRFLSAYRAAPSLRWGHALDLALAASLDNVPRLAGRTLILVDTSGSMDSGFSRDGTLRRWDAAAVFGIALGTRCERADVVSFSDAYFGAPTKVFPLRRKESLLRAVERWKSGGYFLNGGTDTTGAIRAHLRGHDRLVIITDEQSRGDVGAAVPAELPFYTWNLAGYEHGHAPSGLGARHTFGGLSDAAFGLIPLLEAGRNAGWPF; this is encoded by the coding sequence ATGAGCAAGTTCAACCTCACCACCGTGCGCGCGGCCGTGCGGTCGGCGGTCACGACCGGCAAGGTGCCCACTGGCACCACCCACGAGGGCGGTGCCGGGTACGCCCGTGACGCCAAGTCCCAACTCTTCCTGCTGGCTGTCACCAACATGGTCGGCGAGCACACCTTCTACGAGTCCGCCGCCAAGCGCGACCTGCGGTACGCCGAGTTGGTCGCCGAGACCGCCGTCGAAGATCCCGACTGGACTGCCCGGTTCCTTGTCTGGCTGCGTAGCGAGGCCAACATGCGGACCGCGGCTCTCGTGGGCGCTGCTGAGTACGTCCGCGCGCGGTTGGGTGCCGCGGGTGAGGCGACGCACAGCAATCGGGCGGTGATCGGCAGCGTTCTCCAGCGGGCCGACGAGCCCGGCGAGATGCTCGCCTACTGGACCGGCGTCCACGGTCGCAACGTGCCCAAGCCCGTCAAGCGTGGCATCGCCGACGCGGTCACGCGCCTGTACGACGAGCGGGCGCTGCTCAAGTGGGACAGCGACGCCCGCGGGTTCCGCATGGGTGACGTCATCGACCTGGTGCACCCGACTCCGTCCGCGCCTTGGCAGGGGGAGTTGTTCCGGCACGCGTTGGATCGGCGGCACAAGCGGGACAACCCGATTCCGGCGGAGCTGACCGTGCTGACCGCGCGCGCTCGGCTGACTGCGATGCCGGTCGGGGAGCGGCGGGCGGCGCTCGACCCGAACGCGATGCGGGCGGCTGGGATGACGTGGGAGGCGCTCGCGGGTTGGCTGCAGGGGCCGCTCGACGCGGGGGCGTGGGAGGCGGTGATTCCCAGCATGGGGTACATGGCCTTGCTGCGGAACCTGCGCAACTTCGACGAGGCCGGTGTGTCCGACGAGGTCGCCGCCCAGGTGGCCGCGCGGCTGTCCGACCCTGCTCAGGTCGCGCGGTCGCGGCAACTGCCCATGCGGTTCCTCTCGGCCTACCGGGCGGCGCCGTCGCTGCGGTGGGGGCACGCGCTGGATCTGGCGTTGGCCGCGTCACTGGACAACGTGCCCCGGCTCGCCGGGCGGACGTTGATACTGGTCGACACCTCCGGCTCGATGGACAGCGGCTTCTCGCGGGACGGAACCTTGCGCCGGTGGGACGCGGCGGCGGTGTTCGGCATCGCGCTGGGGACTCGGTGCGAGCGGGCGGACGTGGTGTCGTTCTCCGACGCGTACTTCGGTGCGCCGACCAAGGTGTTCCCGCTGCGGCGCAAGGAGTCGCTGTTGCGGGCGGTCGAGCGGTGGAAGAGCGGTGGCTACTTCCTCAACGGGGGCACCGACACCACCGGCGCGATCCGCGCGCATCTGCGGGGGCACGATCGGCTCGTGATCATCACCGACGAGCAGTCGCGTGGTGACGTCGGCGCCGCGGTGCCCGCCGAGCTGCCGTTCTACACCTGGAACCTGGCCGGGTACGAGCACGGCCACGCGCCGAGCGGGCTTGGGGCGCGGCATACGTTCGGTGGGTTGAGCGACGCGGCCTTCGGGCTGATCCCGCTGCTGGAGGCGGGGCGGAACGCGGGCTGGCCGTTCTGA
- a CDS encoding PIG-L family deacetylase: MATLVTFHAHPDDECIATGGVMRKAADDGHRVVLVVATRGEMGEVADGFLDEGEHLWQRRVEETRAAAELLGVSRVEFLGYVDSGMMGEPSNDAPGSFWTASVDEAADRLAKILADEQADVLTIYDDNGGYGHPDHIQVHRVGMRAAELAGTERVYQATMNRDQIRRQQQEAIDQGGEADFGPPEDLELGKPEAEITAAVDVTAYLSHKRAAMRAHASQISEESFFLAMPDEIFAMAFGTEWFIRQGEGPGITETDLLPTTA; this comes from the coding sequence ATGGCTACATTGGTGACGTTCCACGCCCACCCCGACGACGAGTGCATCGCGACCGGGGGTGTCATGCGCAAGGCCGCGGACGACGGGCACCGGGTCGTGTTGGTGGTGGCGACCCGCGGGGAGATGGGTGAGGTGGCCGACGGCTTCCTCGACGAGGGTGAACACCTCTGGCAGCGGCGGGTCGAGGAGACCAGGGCCGCCGCCGAACTGCTCGGCGTCTCGCGCGTCGAGTTTCTCGGCTACGTCGACTCCGGGATGATGGGCGAGCCGTCCAACGACGCCCCCGGGTCCTTCTGGACCGCGAGTGTCGACGAGGCCGCCGACCGGCTTGCGAAGATCCTGGCCGACGAGCAGGCCGACGTGCTCACCATCTACGACGACAACGGCGGCTACGGCCACCCCGACCACATCCAGGTCCACCGGGTCGGCATGCGGGCCGCCGAGCTGGCGGGCACGGAGCGTGTCTATCAGGCGACGATGAACCGCGACCAGATCCGCCGCCAGCAGCAGGAGGCGATCGACCAGGGCGGCGAGGCCGACTTCGGGCCGCCGGAGGACTTGGAGCTCGGCAAGCCCGAGGCCGAGATCACCGCCGCGGTCGACGTGACCGCGTATCTCTCGCACAAGCGGGCGGCGATGCGGGCGCACGCGAGCCAGATATCCGAGGAGTCCTTCTTCCTGGCGATGCCGGATGAGATCTTCGCCATGGCGTTCGGCACCGAATGGTTCATCCGCCAAGGCGAGGGCCCCGGCATCACCGAGACCGACCTGCTGCCGACAACAGCCTGA
- a CDS encoding Abi-alpha family protein — translation MVDDRRALPSGNGEEPDFVDRAGRTLGWLYRSGWQVARRLPGGELAERQVQKVEAAFATEVRKHLEAPEPSTALIETPKRAAEPMRLAMAELLERSVTDSKDAARDHYFESILRQLLPDEARIVSALSDGTVFPLVHLAARTSVAGGQRLVLENASTVGKAAGVIQPGLTPVYVGRILRFGLAEVGEEDTSLGVAYEMAMTDDRVRDAETRIKAGGRFGPRVIRLTLRISELGAQFWAVCDPSARAVAPGERP, via the coding sequence ATGGTCGACGATCGGCGTGCCCTCCCCTCCGGGAACGGTGAGGAACCCGACTTCGTGGACCGGGCCGGTCGGACGCTGGGCTGGCTGTACCGCAGCGGGTGGCAGGTGGCGCGCAGGCTGCCGGGCGGCGAACTCGCCGAGCGGCAGGTGCAGAAGGTCGAGGCGGCCTTCGCCACGGAGGTGCGCAAGCACCTGGAGGCGCCGGAGCCGTCGACGGCGCTGATCGAGACGCCCAAGCGGGCCGCGGAGCCGATGCGGCTGGCGATGGCCGAACTGTTGGAACGCTCCGTCACCGACAGCAAGGACGCCGCCCGCGACCACTACTTCGAGTCCATCCTCCGCCAGCTGCTGCCTGATGAGGCCCGCATCGTCTCCGCGCTGTCCGACGGCACGGTCTTCCCGCTGGTCCACCTGGCCGCGCGGACGTCGGTGGCCGGCGGGCAGCGGCTGGTGCTGGAGAACGCCTCCACGGTCGGGAAGGCGGCCGGGGTCATCCAGCCCGGGCTGACGCCGGTGTATGTGGGTCGGATCCTGCGGTTCGGCCTGGCCGAGGTCGGCGAGGAGGACACCTCGCTAGGCGTGGCCTACGAGATGGCGATGACCGACGACCGGGTCCGCGACGCGGAGACCCGGATCAAGGCGGGCGGCCGGTTCGGACCCCGGGTCATCCGGCTGACCTTGCGGATCTCGGAACTGGGTGCCCAGTTCTGGGCGGTCTGCGACCCGAGCGCGCGCGCCGTGGCACCCGGCGAGCGCCCATGA
- the mgrA gene encoding L-glyceraldehyde 3-phosphate reductase, with product MSYVAAEDRYEQIPYRRCGRSGLKLPAVSLGLWHNFGDDQPHEIGRTILRRAFDLGVTHFDLANNYGPPYGSAERNFGRALERDLGAYRDEIVISTKAGYDMWPGPYGEWGSRKYLLSSLDQSLGRMGLDYVDIFYSHRFDPDTPLEETVGALATAVRQGKALYVGVSSYSPIATRQAAELLRAEGVPLLIHQPSYSLLNRWIEGELLDTLGELGVGCIAFSPLGQGLLTDRYLDGVPAGSRGSRSSSLSQDMLSEANLSRVRGLNDIARRRGQTLAQLAVAWVVRDERVTSALVGASSVEQLESTLRAVDGPPFTDDELAEIDKYAVDAGIDLWEASRSAG from the coding sequence ATGTCCTACGTCGCCGCGGAAGACCGTTACGAGCAGATCCCCTACCGGCGCTGCGGGCGCAGTGGGCTCAAACTGCCCGCCGTCTCCCTGGGCCTGTGGCACAACTTCGGCGACGACCAGCCGCACGAGATCGGCCGGACCATCCTGCGCCGCGCGTTCGACCTGGGTGTGACGCACTTCGATCTCGCCAACAACTACGGACCGCCCTACGGCTCGGCCGAGCGCAACTTCGGCCGCGCGCTGGAGCGCGACCTTGGCGCCTACCGCGACGAGATCGTCATCTCCACCAAGGCCGGGTACGACATGTGGCCGGGCCCCTACGGCGAGTGGGGCTCGCGCAAGTACCTGCTGTCCTCTTTGGACCAGTCGCTGGGCAGGATGGGTCTGGACTACGTCGACATCTTCTACTCCCACCGGTTCGACCCGGACACGCCGCTGGAGGAGACCGTCGGCGCGCTGGCCACCGCCGTGCGCCAAGGCAAGGCGCTCTACGTCGGCGTCTCGTCGTACTCGCCGATCGCGACCCGCCAGGCCGCGGAGCTGCTGCGCGCCGAGGGGGTGCCGTTGCTGATCCACCAGCCGTCGTACTCGCTGCTCAACCGCTGGATCGAGGGCGAACTGCTCGACACCCTCGGTGAGCTGGGCGTGGGCTGCATCGCGTTCTCGCCGCTGGGCCAGGGCCTGCTCACCGACCGGTACCTCGACGGCGTGCCGGCGGGCTCGCGCGGCAGCCGGTCGTCGTCGCTGAGCCAGGACATGCTGTCCGAGGCCAACCTGTCCAGGGTGCGCGGCCTCAACGACATCGCCCGGCGCCGCGGCCAGACGCTGGCGCAGCTCGCGGTGGCGTGGGTGGTGCGCGACGAGCGGGTGACCTCGGCACTGGTCGGCGCCAGCTCGGTCGAGCAGCTGGAGAGCACGCTGCGCGCCGTCGACGGCCCGCCGTTCACCGACGACGAGCTGGCCGAGATCGACAAGTACGCCGTTGACGCGGGCATCGACCTCTGGGAAGCCTCCCGCAGCGCGGGTTAA
- the ectB gene encoding diaminobutyrate--2-oxoglutarate transaminase yields MSVFDKIESEVRSYCRSWPVVFDRAVGSRIEDTDGRSYLDFFAGAGALNYGHNNPVLKTAVIDYLMRDGVTHSLDMHTVAKRDFLETFAEVVLGPRELDYKVMFPGPAGANAVEAALKLARKVTGRQSIINFTNAFHGMTLGALSVTGNSLKRGGAGIPLVHATPIPFDNYLDGRTPDFLLFERLLQDSGSGLNEPAAVIVETVQGEGGINVARAEWLRALSELCQRHGILLIVDDVQMGCGRTGPFFSFEVAGIKPDIVCLSKSIGGFGLPLGLTLLRPELDVWEPGEHNGTFRGVNPAFVAATEALRTYWVDDTLEKSTLALGEQVGRALVELAQTYPGLQARGRGLARGLRFATGELAGQVCREAFERGLLMETAGPDGEVAKIMPPLTVTEAELEEGMAVISDAVRATASLIAEQEDRASR; encoded by the coding sequence GTGAGCGTTTTCGACAAGATCGAGTCCGAGGTCCGCAGCTATTGCCGGAGTTGGCCGGTGGTGTTCGACCGCGCGGTCGGCAGTCGTATCGAGGACACCGATGGCCGGTCCTACCTCGACTTCTTCGCGGGCGCGGGCGCGCTGAATTACGGGCACAACAACCCGGTTCTCAAGACCGCCGTGATCGACTACCTCATGCGCGACGGCGTGACCCACTCGCTGGATATGCACACCGTGGCCAAGCGCGATTTCCTGGAGACCTTCGCCGAGGTGGTGCTTGGCCCGCGCGAGCTGGACTACAAGGTCATGTTCCCCGGCCCTGCGGGCGCCAACGCCGTCGAGGCGGCGCTGAAGCTGGCCCGCAAGGTGACCGGCCGCCAGTCGATCATCAACTTCACCAACGCCTTCCACGGCATGACGCTGGGTGCGCTGTCGGTCACCGGCAACTCCCTCAAACGCGGCGGCGCGGGCATCCCGCTGGTGCACGCCACGCCGATTCCGTTCGACAATTACCTCGACGGCCGGACCCCGGACTTCCTGCTGTTCGAGCGGCTGCTCCAGGACAGCGGCAGCGGCCTCAACGAGCCCGCCGCGGTGATCGTGGAGACCGTGCAGGGCGAGGGCGGGATCAACGTGGCCCGCGCCGAGTGGCTGCGCGCGCTGTCGGAGCTGTGTCAGCGCCACGGCATCCTGCTGATCGTCGACGACGTGCAGATGGGCTGCGGGCGCACCGGGCCGTTCTTCAGCTTCGAGGTCGCCGGGATCAAGCCCGACATCGTCTGCCTGTCGAAGTCGATCGGCGGGTTCGGCCTGCCGCTGGGGCTGACGCTGCTGCGGCCGGAACTGGACGTGTGGGAGCCGGGTGAGCACAACGGCACGTTCCGCGGGGTCAATCCGGCGTTCGTCGCGGCCACCGAGGCGCTGCGGACCTATTGGGTCGACGACACGCTGGAGAAATCCACACTCGCGTTGGGTGAGCAGGTCGGCCGGGCGCTGGTGGAGCTGGCTCAGACCTATCCGGGACTGCAGGCCAGGGGCCGCGGCTTGGCCAGAGGCCTGCGGTTCGCGACGGGTGAGCTGGCCGGGCAGGTCTGCCGGGAGGCGTTCGAGCGTGGGCTGCTGATGGAGACCGCGGGCCCGGACGGCGAGGTCGCCAAGATCATGCCACCGCTCACCGTCACCGAAGCCGAGTTGGAAGAGGGCATGGCGGTGATCTCCGACGCGGTGCGGGCGACGGCATCTTTGATAGCAGAGCAGGAGGATCGTGCGAGCCGTTGA